The genomic region GCGCGGGCCAGGAGCGCCTGGCCGTCGTCGGTGAGCAGCCACCGGAAGGCGTCGAGGTCCATCGGGCGATCCTGTCACCGCCCTCCCGCTCTGGCACTCCTCGAGGGGGAGTGCTAGTTTTTGGACTGGCACTCTCCCCGTGAGTGTGCCAGCGCTCACCAGGTCGGCGCGACCCCCGCGACGGCGTGCCAGGGCCTGCGAGCACCCCTTTACGTTTTCCACCAGCCAACGTGTGCAAGAAAGTGGAGGTCGATCCAACGTGTCGATCAACATCAAGCCCCTCGAGGACCGCATCGTCGTGAAGACGCTCGAGGCGGAGCAGACCACCGCCTCGGGTCTCGTCATCCCCGACACGGCCAAGGAGAAGCCCCAGGAGGGCGAGGTCGTGGCCGTGGGCCCGGGCCGCTTCAACGAGGACGGCGACGAGCGCGTCCCGATGGACATCTCCGTGGGCGACAAGGTCATCTACAGCAAGTACGGCGGCACCGAGGTCAAGTACGGCGGCGAGGAGCTGCTGATCCTCTCGGCGCGCGACGTCCTCGCGATCGTCAACTGATCCACCGGCCCGGGCGTCATGCCGACCGGTCGCCCTGCGACCCGCGTCGCATGGCGCCCGGGCCCGTTTCATCTCCCACACCACTGACCTAGGAGCATCCACATGCCCAAGATCCTGGAGTTCGACGAGAACGCCCGCCGCGCGCTCGAGCGCGGCGTCGACGCCCTCGCCAACGCCGTCAAGGTGACCCTCGGCCCCAAGGGCCGCTACGTCGTCCTCGACAAGAAGTGGGGCGCCCCCACGATCACCAACGACGGCGTGACCGTCGCGCGGGAGATCGAGCTGGACGACCCCTTCGAGAACCTCGGTGCCCAGCTCACCAAGGAGGTCGCCACCAAGACCAACGACATCGCCGGCGACGGCACCACCACCGCGACGGTGCTGGCTCAGGCGATGGTCCACGAGGGCCTGCGCGCCGTGGCCGCGGGTGCGAACCCGATGGGTCTCAAGCGCGGCATGGACGCGGCGGCCAAGGCCGTCGGCGACGCGCTGCTCGAGGCGGCCCGCGAGGTCGACTCGGTGGAGGACATGGCCTCGGTGGCCACCATCTCCAGCCGCGACAAGGTCATCGGCGACCTGCTCTCGCAGGCCTTCGACAAGGTCGGCAAGGACGGTGTCATCACCGTCGAGGAGTCCAGCTCGATGGGCACCGAGCTCGACTTCACCGAGGGCATGCAGTTCGACAAGGGCTACCTGTCGCAGTACTTCGTGACCGACCCGGAGCGCATGGAGGCCGTCCTCGACGACCCCTACATCCTCCTGCACCAGGGCAAGATCTCGGCGATCGCCGACCTGCTGCCGCTGCTGGAGAAGG from Nocardioides salarius harbors:
- the groES gene encoding co-chaperone GroES: MSINIKPLEDRIVVKTLEAEQTTASGLVIPDTAKEKPQEGEVVAVGPGRFNEDGDERVPMDISVGDKVIYSKYGGTEVKYGGEELLILSARDVLAIVN